In one window of Maribacter sp. BPC-D8 DNA:
- a CDS encoding right-handed parallel beta-helix repeat-containing protein: MKNFLSATALLGLLFISVISCSSDSDLSSLLEEGATSSEPIGDYVSPIGVPDAWISPDLESPERPETWETELAGYYYVEYAVGSDTDNTYGTPNAPRKTIPFPVPAGSYVVVAGNYNYIQNDIKLRGEGTGDTWVAGESGPVWVVSDSEKKAEITDKKMLLSGSYVYLDGFYFHSGGRIQLGSYQSGSQVDHILIRNSEMKGEVDVAGGVLINTVGLEEGPAKDIIIYNNKAHRIGPLDSDVDIDARGCSIQGYTSNMWVVDNEFSESSAGLQVEAGSIERQATTHHIYIGRNHVFNIAQAGIGVKYALDIIISENIVHDIIDTPWSPSKGIGFQYAPDRVWILFNEIYNVYTGIRGGSDNGGAGSVGESVFIIGNLIRDNTIDGTAYNGATEGLGIEINNGATPRYIINNTIVNNDVGVANGYYNSTMYIENNVISNSSVFDIMLEDSYQTGAQSTLKNNHFDTEAKIIWSNGVTHDLESFQAAFNKGEGCISADPLFVDANAGDFTLQASSAAVSSALQPSNLSVDVYDLFESFYNIDIRVDINNDARPSTDSWNMGAYSN; this comes from the coding sequence ATGAAAAATTTCTTGTCTGCAACAGCATTATTAGGTCTATTGTTTATTAGTGTAATCAGTTGTAGTAGTGATAGTGATTTAAGTAGTTTACTAGAAGAGGGGGCAACAAGCTCAGAACCAATAGGTGATTATGTTTCACCAATAGGAGTACCTGATGCATGGATTTCTCCAGATTTAGAAAGTCCTGAAAGACCAGAAACATGGGAAACAGAACTAGCGGGTTATTATTATGTGGAGTATGCTGTGGGATCAGATACCGATAATACCTATGGTACACCAAATGCGCCTCGTAAAACAATTCCTTTTCCGGTTCCTGCAGGGTCTTATGTTGTTGTTGCTGGTAATTATAATTACATACAAAACGATATTAAACTAAGAGGAGAAGGTACAGGAGATACTTGGGTAGCTGGCGAAAGCGGACCTGTTTGGGTGGTAAGCGATTCAGAAAAAAAAGCCGAAATAACGGATAAAAAAATGTTGCTATCTGGCAGTTATGTATATCTAGACGGATTTTATTTTCACTCTGGTGGTCGTATACAATTGGGTTCATATCAATCTGGTAGTCAGGTAGATCATATTTTAATTCGAAATAGTGAGATGAAGGGCGAAGTTGATGTTGCTGGTGGTGTCTTAATAAATACTGTTGGTTTAGAAGAAGGACCAGCAAAAGATATTATCATCTACAATAATAAAGCGCATAGAATTGGTCCGTTAGATTCTGATGTAGATATAGACGCTCGTGGTTGCTCTATTCAAGGTTATACTAGTAATATGTGGGTAGTAGATAATGAATTCAGTGAATCTTCTGCGGGGCTTCAAGTAGAAGCTGGTTCAATAGAACGTCAAGCCACAACTCATCATATTTATATAGGTAGAAACCATGTATTTAATATAGCTCAAGCTGGTATTGGGGTGAAATATGCTTTAGATATTATAATAAGTGAAAATATAGTTCACGATATTATTGATACACCTTGGTCACCATCTAAAGGCATCGGTTTTCAATACGCACCTGATCGCGTTTGGATCCTTTTTAATGAAATTTATAATGTATACACAGGTATTCGAGGCGGAAGTGATAATGGAGGCGCAGGATCTGTTGGTGAGAGTGTATTTATTATAGGAAATTTAATTAGAGATAATACTATTGATGGTACTGCTTATAACGGAGCTACTGAAGGTTTAGGTATAGAAATTAATAACGGAGCAACACCAAGGTATATAATTAATAATACGATTGTAAATAATGATGTAGGTGTTGCAAATGGTTATTATAATTCAACAATGTATATTGAAAATAATGTAATCTCTAATTCTAGTGTTTTTGATATTATGCTTGAAGATAGTTATCAGACAGGTGCACAATCAACACTTAAAAACAATCATTTCGATACTGAAGCTAAAATTATATGGAGTAATGGTGTTACGCATGATTTAGAAAGTTTTCAAGCTGCATTTAATAAGGGAGAAGGGTGTATTAGCGCTGATCCTTTATTTGTAGATGCCAATGCCGGTGACTTTACATTACAAGCATCAAGCGCAGCCGTAAGCAGTGCATTACAACCGAGTAATTTATCTGTTGATGTTTATGATCTTTTCGAATCGTTTTACAATATAGATATCAGAGTTGATATTAATAATGATGCTAGACCAAGTACCGATTCTTGGAATATGGGGGCATACTCAAATTAA
- a CDS encoding peptidylprolyl isomerase, producing the protein MVFVLFTACKSYEIGKIDTQKGEILVWLHDETPNHKASFIELANAGYWDSLTFNRVIPDFVAQGGCPDTPEGFNDPEYLLAPEFDSKLTHTYGAVGAGRDGNAEKLSARCQFYIVQNKDGLHRLDGDYTVFGNVLKGMNVVNELVGVPKDSTDTPITPLPLDISIVKISAKRLKELRLNNK; encoded by the coding sequence ATGGTATTCGTATTATTTACAGCGTGTAAGTCTTACGAAATAGGAAAAATTGACACTCAGAAGGGAGAAATTTTAGTTTGGTTGCATGATGAAACTCCGAATCATAAAGCGAGTTTTATAGAACTTGCGAATGCAGGATATTGGGATTCGTTGACTTTTAATAGGGTGATTCCTGATTTTGTTGCACAAGGTGGTTGTCCAGATACTCCCGAAGGTTTTAATGATCCCGAATATTTGTTAGCTCCAGAATTTGACTCAAAACTAACGCATACATACGGAGCAGTAGGGGCAGGGCGAGATGGTAATGCTGAAAAATTATCGGCTCGTTGTCAGTTTTACATCGTACAAAATAAAGATGGTCTACATCGTTTAGACGGTGACTATACAGTTTTTGGCAATGTTCTAAAAGGGATGAATGTTGTAAACGAATTAGTAGGTGTACCAAAAGATTCTACTGATACACCGATTACACCATTACCATTAGATATTTCAATAGTAAAGATTTCTGCGAAAAGGCTAAAAGAGCTACGGCTAAATAATAAATAA
- a CDS encoding DUF2931 family protein produces MRIHKLTLSFLIITVILIGLHVWRMITYQTFARENYSLSIGVAEHHPIMGKFELFTENKNQSITISEDYKEDNAYWGFASNYEFENFPPPYTLSCHWVSLRERKIYKGTFELPHKTIDSLFKLEKSKMHSFSPYGGSDVYGYEFGVGIAPGGMVTLWASGKYYFQKEIATYQAKEFDSYDWNAFGDELLNSLPEDFDSNSKETDSIIKNNIPPEMEKWNNFSKKYQYYVQIIGFSDEVTSVDLRCFNEEAYRFEDSNGAKQLVYQGVPHRIDINKTERDDRKSYRLSEDYMTSFKEEKNNLAIGDTLVFIIEKSIGDQIKTLVTTTSKIELKEDE; encoded by the coding sequence ATGAGAATACATAAACTTACTTTATCCTTTTTAATCATTACCGTAATTCTCATAGGGTTACATGTATGGCGAATGATTACATACCAAACCTTTGCGCGAGAAAATTATTCACTTAGTATTGGTGTAGCAGAGCACCACCCTATTATGGGCAAGTTTGAACTGTTTACTGAAAATAAAAATCAATCAATAACTATTTCTGAAGACTATAAAGAAGATAATGCATATTGGGGGTTTGCCAGTAATTATGAATTTGAAAATTTTCCTCCACCATATACCTTATCCTGCCATTGGGTTTCTCTTCGTGAACGTAAAATATATAAAGGCACTTTTGAGCTTCCGCATAAAACAATAGATAGTTTATTTAAGTTAGAAAAATCAAAAATGCACTCATTTAGTCCATACGGTGGATCTGATGTTTATGGATATGAATTTGGAGTTGGTATTGCGCCTGGTGGTATGGTGACACTTTGGGCTTCGGGTAAATATTATTTTCAAAAAGAGATTGCTACGTATCAAGCAAAAGAATTTGATAGTTATGATTGGAATGCCTTTGGAGATGAACTCTTAAATTCTTTACCTGAAGACTTTGATTCTAATAGCAAAGAAACAGATAGTATCATAAAAAATAACATTCCTCCGGAAATGGAAAAATGGAATAATTTTTCAAAAAAGTACCAGTATTATGTACAGATAATTGGTTTTTCTGATGAAGTTACTTCTGTAGATTTAAGGTGTTTTAATGAAGAAGCTTATCGATTCGAAGATAGTAATGGTGCTAAACAATTAGTTTACCAAGGAGTTCCACACCGTATTGACATCAACAAAACAGAACGAGATGACAGAAAATCTTATCGATTATCTGAAGATTATATGACTAGTTTCAAAGAAGAGAAAAATAACTTAGCTATAGGAGATACGCTAGTATTTATAATTGAAAAAAGTATTGGTGACCAAATTAAAACCTTGGTTACTACTACCAGTAAAATTGAATTAAAAGAAGATGAATAA
- a CDS encoding WG repeat-containing protein has translation MQNIIKITLFLLMTFPLSAFSQKNNEVIKLTYDDAESFSEGLAGVQRNEKWGFINTKGKEVISLKYDYINDFSNGFSKVRKNGKWGFINKTGKEITPLKYDQIYDFSEGLAEVSLNDKWGFVNANGEEIIPLKYDAVEGFSEELAGASLNGKWGFIDKNGKEIIPFIYEKTNEFTDGLAVVVLNNQGAFIDKTGKEITAFEYDKMQDSSEGFIGVRSNRKWGFIDKTGKKITPLIYDEIKGFSEGLAAVSLNEKWGFINLNGEEVIPLKYEAASNFLDGKAVVYLNGKSGYIDKSENIVIPFNYEFVYNFSEGLAGVAVNGSRGFIDKTGTEVIPLKYYYVNSFSNGVAIVQLNDKYGIIDQTGKELTPIKYDKIYKFKEGVAMVIIDRKKGFIDTTGKEIIPPIYYSAADFNTGLARFNSDGTWYYIDKTGKIVIEIPWVENEDHIIESND, from the coding sequence ATGCAAAATATAATTAAGATTACTCTTTTTTTATTAATGACTTTCCCTTTATCCGCTTTTAGTCAAAAGAACAATGAAGTTATAAAGCTAACATATGATGATGCCGAATCGTTCTCAGAAGGTTTAGCAGGTGTTCAACGGAACGAAAAATGGGGATTTATAAATACCAAAGGCAAAGAAGTTATTTCACTAAAATATGATTATATCAATGATTTTTCAAATGGTTTTTCAAAAGTTCGCAAAAATGGTAAGTGGGGTTTTATAAATAAAACCGGAAAAGAAATAACACCTTTAAAATATGATCAGATTTATGATTTTTCTGAAGGTTTGGCAGAAGTTAGTTTAAATGATAAATGGGGCTTTGTAAATGCGAACGGTGAAGAAATTATTCCACTTAAATATGATGCCGTTGAAGGTTTTTCAGAAGAATTGGCAGGTGCTAGTTTAAATGGTAAATGGGGTTTTATTGATAAAAACGGAAAAGAAATAATTCCCTTTATTTATGAGAAAACCAATGAATTTACAGATGGCTTAGCTGTAGTTGTATTAAACAATCAAGGCGCCTTTATAGATAAAACAGGTAAAGAAATAACTGCCTTTGAATATGATAAAATGCAAGATTCATCTGAAGGTTTTATAGGGGTAAGATCAAATAGAAAATGGGGTTTTATTGATAAGACAGGTAAAAAAATAACACCTTTAATATACGATGAAATTAAAGGATTTTCAGAAGGTTTAGCAGCGGTTAGTTTAAATGAAAAATGGGGCTTCATAAATTTAAATGGAGAAGAAGTTATCCCATTAAAATATGAGGCTGCCTCAAATTTTTTAGATGGTAAAGCAGTTGTTTATTTAAATGGCAAATCGGGCTATATAGATAAGAGTGAGAATATTGTTATTCCTTTTAACTATGAATTTGTTTATAATTTTTCTGAAGGTTTAGCAGGTGTCGCAGTAAATGGCAGTAGAGGTTTTATTGACAAAACAGGTACAGAAGTAATACCCTTAAAATATTATTACGTTAACAGTTTTTCAAACGGAGTTGCTATTGTTCAATTAAACGATAAATATGGCATAATAGACCAAACAGGAAAAGAGCTTACACCTATTAAATACGATAAAATTTATAAGTTTAAAGAAGGCGTGGCAATGGTTATAATAGATCGCAAAAAAGGATTTATAGATACAACAGGTAAAGAAATTATTCCGCCTATTTACTATAGCGCTGCAGATTTCAATACTGGTTTAGCACGTTTTAATTCAGATGGTACGTGGTACTATATAGATAAAACGGGTAAAATTGTTATTGAAATTCCTTGGGTAGAAAATGAAGATCATATAATTGAAAGCAATGATTAA